One genomic window of Centroberyx gerrardi isolate f3 chromosome 15, fCenGer3.hap1.cur.20231027, whole genome shotgun sequence includes the following:
- the cox15 gene encoding heme A synthase COX15 — MLLPSLRTAIFCGCRSAGKGFQHSSRSPQLRQWLVRRGQSTITAEAGSSSAPAAVTVPNAATNRILGRWLLGCSGLVVGAVVLGGVTRLTESGLSMVDWHLVREMKPPQTQAEWEAEFSKYQQFPEFKIMNHDMTLPEFKFIFYMEWGHRMWGRLVGLAYILPTIYFWKKGYFTRSMKGRVLGLCGFVFFQGLLGWYMVKSGLEEKPESHDIPRVSQYRLSAHLGSALLLYCASLWTGLTLLLPAHKLMETRRLTQLRRFAKGTGGLVFLTALSGAFVAGLDAGLVYNSFPKMGDRWIPDDLLAFSPALKNFFENPTTVQFDHRILAISSLTAITGLYLFSRRMVLPRRAKIAISLLTAMAYGQVALGISTLLLYVPTPLAATHQSGSVALLSLAIWVLSELRKVPK; from the exons ATGTTACTCCCTTCGTTACGGACAGCGATTTTTTGCGGTTGTAGAAGCGCTGGCAAAGGATTTCAACACAGTAGC CGGAGTCCACAGTTGCGGCAATGGCTGGTGAGGAGAGGTCAGAGCACCATCACAGCCGAGGCGGGGTCCTCCTCTGCCCCGGCAGCAGTCACTGTCCCCAACGCAGCCACAAACCGCATACTGGGCCGCTGGTTACTCGGCTGCAGCGGACTGGTGGTCGGGGCTGTTGTCTTGGGCGGTGTCACAAG GTTAACAGAATCAGGACTTTCCATGGTGGACTGGCATCTGGTGAGAGAGATGAAGCCTCCTCAGACACAAGCAGAGTGGGAGGCTGAGTTTTCAAAGTACCAGCAATTtcctgaattcaaaat AATGAACCATGACATGACCCTACCGGAGTTTAAGTTCATCTTCTACATGGAGTGGGGTCATCGTATGTGGGGCAGGCTGGTGGGACTGGCTTACATCCTGCCCACCATCTACTTCTGGAAGAAAGGATACTTCACCCGCTCCATGAAGGGACGAGTGCTGGGCCTGTGTGGGTTCGTCTTCTTCCAG GGCCTTCTGGGTTGGTACATGGTAAAGAGCGGTCTGGAGGAGAAGCCTGAGTCCCATGACATCCCGCGGGTCAGCCAGTACCGTCTGTCTGCCCACCTCGGTTCTGCCCTGCTACTCTACTGCGCCAgtctctggactgggctgacaCTGCTGCTGCCCGCCCACAAG CTGATGGAGACCAGGAGACTCACACAGCTCAGGAGGTTTGCCAAGGGAACTGGAGGACTGGTCTTCCTCACTGCTCTCTCAG GTGCTTTTGTTGCTGGGCTGGATGCTGGGCTGGTGTATAACTCCTTCCCTAAGATGGGAGATCGATGGATCCCTGATGATCTGCTGGCCTTCTCTCCCGCCCTCAAGAACTTCTTTGAAAACCCCACGACTGTGCAGTTCGACCACAGAATTTTG GCGATCTCCTCTTTGACAGCCATTACAGGCCTGTATCTGTTCTCAAGGAGGATGGTGCTGCCCAGGAGGGCTAAGATCGCCATCAGCCTCCTCACAGCAATGGCTTATGGGCAG GTTGCCCTTGGTATCAGCACCCTGTTACTGTACGTGCCCACTCCCCTGGCAGCAACCCACCAGTCTGGCTCCGTGGCCCTCCTCTCACTGGCCATCTGGGTCCTGTCAGAGCTCCGCAAGGTCCCGAAGTAA
- the cutc gene encoding copper homeostasis protein cutC homolog — translation MAEGFLMEVCVDSVESAVNAERGGAGRLELCSSLLEGGLTPSLGLLQVVKQSVKIPVYVMVRPRGGDFLYSDQEVEVMRRDIELMKSHGADGLVLGALTEDGRVDAELCMELLAVSRPLPVTFHRAFDMVHDPAVALETLVSLGFQRLLTSGCDSSALEGLPLIKRLVEQAKGRITIMPGGGITERNLQRILEGSGAQEFHCSARCSRDSAMKFRNTGVTMGASFSAPEYGLKVADVSKVRTLNAIAKNTM, via the exons atggCAGAGGGCTTTttgatggaggtgtgtgtggactcAGTGGAGTCTGCTGTCAATGCTGAGCGAGGAG GTGCCGGGCGGCTTGAACTGTGTTCTAGTCTTCTGGAGGGAGGGCTCACTCCCAGTCTAG GTCTGCTGCAGGTAGTGAAGCAGTCTGTCAAAATCCCCGTCTACGTGATGGTCCGCCCTCGTGGGGGGGATTTCCTGTACTCGGACCAGGAGGTGGAGGTGATGAGGAGGGACATAGAGCTGATGAAGAGCCACGGGGCAGACGGACTGGTGCTGGGAGCGCTGACTGAGGATGGACGGGTGGATGCAGAGCTCTGCATGGAGCTACTGg CTGTTTCCCGCCCTTTGCCTGTCACCTTCCACCGAG CTTTTGACATGGTGCATGACCCTGCCGTTGCTCTGGAGACTCTGGTATCTTTAGGCTTCCAGCGTTTGCTGACAAGTGGCTGCGACAGCTCCGCTTTGGAGGGGCTCCCTCTCATCAAACGGCTGGTGGAGCAG GCTAAAGGCAGAATTACCATCATGCCAG GAGGGGGGATCACAGAGAGGAACCTGCAAAGGATCCTAGAGGGATCGGGGGCTCAGGAGTTCCACTGCTCCGCCCGCTGCAGTAGGGATTCTGCCATGAAGTTCAG GAACACCGGTGTGACGATGGGAGCCTCTTTCTCAGCACCCGAGTACGGCCTGAAGGTGGCAGATGTGAGCAAAGTCCGCACTCTCAATGCAATTGCCAAAAACACCATGTGA